CGGAAGCGGATCAAGTCAGACCCTTTTTGGCAGTTCCGGCTCGTCGGGATTCATGACTAAGTTGACTACGGCGGGTGTGGTGATTTTTATGGTCACCAGCATGTTTCTTACATATTTTTATAGCCACAGGTAGCCTATTTGTGGTAAAAGTTTTTCTCGGACAACCGAGAAGAACTTAGAGTAGGATAATATTCATGCCGAAGTGGTGGAATAGGCAGACACACCATCTTGAGGGGGTGGCGGGGAGACTCGTGCGGGTTCAAATCCCGCCTTCGGCATTTAATCCTGTCAGTGATATTACGTACTTATTTTTAGGGGGCTGTCCTAGATAACTCAA
This sequence is a window from Syntrophobacterales bacterium. Protein-coding genes within it:
- the secG gene encoding preprotein translocase subunit SecG; protein product: MLTAIAIIHVLVSIALILIVLLQTGRGSDVGAAFGSGSSQTLFGSSGSSGFMTKLTTAGVVIFMVTSMFLTYFYSHR